A segment of the Bdellovibrio bacteriovorus genome:
TTCTGGGCAAACAGGTCCCAGAAACCGGAACTTTCCAGATCATCGTCATCTTTCAGACGATACAGGTCCAGATGATCCATGGCTTTACCCTCGGCGTTTTCATAGCGCAGATGAATGGCAAAGCTTGGTGACTGCACATCCCGCATCCCCAGCTCCCCCGCAATCATCTGCACCGAGGTCGTCTTGCCGGCACCGACATCCCCGCTCATCAGCAAAATGCAGCGGTCATTCAGGTGGGGCAAAAATTCCTGCCAGAAGCTTTTCAACTCCTGGAGGTTTTTGACGATGTGTTGGGAATTCAGGATGGTAGGCATTTTACTTCAGGATTTTTCTCATCTTGCGAACGGAGTCTTCCATGCCATGCTCTAGCGCATAACACACCAGAGAATGTCCAATATTCACTTCCTGAAGATACGGCAACTTATTGATAAGCTTGGAGTGCTCGTAATCAAGCCCGTGACCTGCGTGAACATTCAGCCCCAGATAGTGCGCCCATTCAGCCGCCTCACAAAGACGCTTCCATTCAGCCGCCTTGCGCGCGCCTTTTAACATAACCCATTTACCCGTGTGGAATTCAACCGCATCCGCACCGATTTCATAGGACGCTTCAACCTGCTCAATGGAAGGCTCAATAAACATCGAGATCTCAATACCGATGCGCTGAAGCTTTTCAACCATCGGGAACATTTTCTTAAAGCCTTTCTTTACGTCCAGACCGCCTTCAGTTGTCAGCTCGGCACGCTTTTCCGGAACGAAGCACACCCAGTCAGGACGATACTTTTTGGCGTAAGTCACCATCTGAGAGGTCGCCGCCATCTCCAGATTCAGCGGCACGGAGCAATGCTTGGAAAGCACTTTAAGATCTTCCAATTGAATATGACGGCGGTCTTCACGAAGATGAATCGTGATTTGTTCTGCGCCACCTTTGACGGACTTTTTCACCATATCCAGCAGATTAGGATAAGCCGTTGTCCCGCCACGCACCTGACGAAGTGTCGCCA
Coding sequences within it:
- a CDS encoding pyridoxine 5'-phosphate synthase, whose translation is MKHKIRLGVNVDHVATLRQVRGGTTAYPNLLDMVKKSVKGGAEQITIHLREDRRHIQLEDLKVLSKHCSVPLNLEMAATSQMVTYAKKYRPDWVCFVPEKRAELTTEGGLDVKKGFKKMFPMVEKLQRIGIEISMFIEPSIEQVEASYEIGADAVEFHTGKWVMLKGARKAAEWKRLCEAAEWAHYLGLNVHAGHGLDYEHSKLINKLPYLQEVNIGHSLVCYALEHGMEDSVRKMRKILK
- the tsaE gene encoding tRNA (adenosine(37)-N6)-threonylcarbamoyltransferase complex ATPase subunit type 1 TsaE, which translates into the protein MPTILNSQHIVKNLQELKSFWQEFLPHLNDRCILLMSGDVGAGKTTSVQMIAGELGMRDVQSPSFAIHLRYENAEGKAMDHLDLYRLKDDDDLESSGFWDLFAQKNSLIIIEWANRLDFDYLPLNWQRIEVRFEKLSDTERKITTRLI